One part of the Osmerus mordax isolate fOsmMor3 chromosome 18, fOsmMor3.pri, whole genome shotgun sequence genome encodes these proteins:
- the bmp8a gene encoding bone morphogenetic protein 8A, which translates to METSDPSQNCREEHREHSRTLHHRSCLWSRRGAQSCVGINLTSRPRDQLPARIPRPSCSPGSSPGFGLPALRLSLLLAPLLLCLWAQQTQAVVQSSFRRLSGKEKKEMQKEILSILGLPGRPRPHPPLRPPSSAPLFMLDLYHAVSAEGEEGGNGLGEADGLGGHGGHPVLPTLSTHTAPLGTVVSEADTVMSFVNVVEQERDLLQPRPYWKEFRFDLTPLPQGETVTAAEFRIYKTLTVGQRANRTLHISVYEITRKTKNREPELVLLDMQSVPAGQEGWLAFDVTSASNRWLLHPRSNLGIRLYVETEEDRSLSAGWVGLVGRRGPRAKQPFMVTFFRASQAPCRPPRALRPNPRRKKTKYDLPVPPIHDHSQANSGRQACKRHELNVSFSDLGWKDWVLAPTGYSAFYCDGECIYPLGSCMNATNHAMIQLVVHLLKPEEVPKACCAPTKLSPISVLFYDDNNNVILKKHRNMVVKTCGCL; encoded by the exons ATGGAGACCTCGGACCCCAGCCAGAACTGTAGGGAAGAACACAGGGAACATTCCAGAACACTCCACCATCGCTCTTGTCTGTGGAGCAGAAGAGGAGCACAGAGCTGTGTAGGTATAAAcctcacctccagacccagggACCAGCTGCCTGCTAGGATCCCCAGGCCCAGTTGCAGCCCTGGGTCTAGCCCAGGGTTTGGTCTCCCTGCCCTCcgcctgtccctgctcctggctcctctcctgctgtgtcTGTGGGCCCAGCAGACCCAGGCCGTGGTACAGTCCAGCTTCCGCCGCCTTAGCgggaaagagaagaaagagatgcAGAAGGAGATCCTCTCCATCCTGGGGCTCCCTGGACGGCCCCGGCCTCACCCCCCGCTCCGCCCGCCGTCCTCTGCCCCGCTCTTCATGCTGGACCTGTACCACGCCGTGTCGGCtgagggcgaggagggagggaacggaCTAGGGGAGGCGGACGGGCTGGGGGGCCACGGCGGTCACCCAGTGCTGCCCACCCTCAGCACGCACACGGCGCCGCTGGGGACGGTGGTCAGCGAGGCAGACACCGTCATGAGCTTCGTCAATGTGG tggaACAGGAGCGTGACCTCCTGCAGCCTCGGCCGTATTGGAAGGAGTTCCGTTTCGACCTGACGCCCCTCCCACAGGGGGAGACGGTGACGGCGGCAGAGTTTCGCATCTATAAGACCCTAACAGTGGGCCAGAGGGCTAACCGCACTCTGCACATCTCCGTGTACGAGATCACACGCAAGACCAAAAacag AGAGCCAGAACTGGTGCTGCTGGATATGCAGTCTGTGCCTGCGGGCCAGGAAGGTTGGCTGGCCTTCGATGTCACCTCAGCCAGCAACCGCTGGCTCCTCCACCCACGTAGCAACCTGGGCATACGGCTGTatgtggagacagaggagg ACCGGTCTCTATCTGCTGGATGGGTGGGGCTGGTGGGTCGTAGGGGGCCTCGTGCCAAACAACCCTTCATGGTGACATTTTTCCGGGCGAGCCAGGCACCCTGTCGCCCTCCTCGTGCCCTTAGACCCAACCCCCGCAGGAAGAAAACCAAATACGATCTGCCAGTACCCCCTATTCACG ATCACAGTCAAGCCAACAGTGGTCGCCAAGCGTGCAAGAGACATGAGCTGAATGTCAGCTTCAGTGACTTGGGGTGGAAG GACTGGGTGCTGGCTCCAACGGGTTACTCTGCCTTCTACTGTGATGGAGAATGCATTTACCCTCTGGGCTCCTGCATGAATGCCACAAACCATGCCATGATACAACTAGTG GTTCATCTCCTGAAACCAGAGGAGGTCCCTAAGGCATGCTGCGCCCCCACCAAGCTCAGCCCCATCTCCGTGCTCTTCTACGACGACAACAACAATGTCATCCTCAAGAAGCACCGCAACATGGTTGTCAAAACCTGCGGGTGCCTGTGA